From the Exiguobacterium aurantiacum genome, one window contains:
- a CDS encoding DNA topology modulation protein has protein sequence MQKIILIGSGGSGKSTLARDLGIRLNIDVHHLDALLWKPNWTPATRQEQITIQSELIEHESWILDGNYGGTLDLRLSAADTIIFLDLPRTVCTYRVLKRMLSHRGKTRPDMGDGCEERFDLKFLKWVWDYPKSQRPDVIYRLHGLPDDKRVIMLHSRTEVRDFITRVGTEQQL, from the coding sequence ATGCAAAAAATAATTCTCATCGGCTCTGGCGGTTCGGGCAAATCGACGCTCGCCCGCGACTTAGGAATCCGACTCAACATCGACGTCCATCACTTGGATGCCTTACTATGGAAACCGAATTGGACACCCGCCACGAGACAAGAACAAATTACCATCCAGTCCGAGTTGATTGAACACGAATCGTGGATTCTCGACGGCAATTACGGTGGGACGCTCGACTTACGCCTGAGTGCGGCCGACACGATTATATTTCTCGACTTGCCGAGGACAGTCTGTACATACCGCGTCTTGAAGCGCATGCTTAGCCATCGTGGCAAGACACGTCCGGACATGGGGGACGGTTGTGAAGAACGGTTTGATTTGAAATTTTTGAAATGGGTGTGGGATTATCCGAAGTCGCAACGCCCGGATGTGATCTACCGATTGCATGGCCTTCCTGATGATAAACGAGTTATCATGTTGCATTCACGGACAGAGGTTCGCGACTTTATAACGCGCGTCGGTACGGAGCAACAACTATGA
- a CDS encoding nucleotidyltransferase domain-containing protein, translating into MIPKLEPIIAAKTFVTTHFPHCRAALLAGSVVRGEATETSDLDIVVFDDTLVSTYRESFIESGWRIELFAHNLTSYRTFFEQDCRRAIPSLPRMVTEGIILKDTDIVEDIKREARALLDSGPEAWSDETIEMKRYFLTDTLDDLIGCTTRAEGLFIAGTLATLVCEFILRTNRQWTGSSKWTYRALERYDAGAARELVAALEAYYQTNETDALIRYVDETLSPFGGRLFAGFSRRKSNET; encoded by the coding sequence ATGATTCCTAAACTTGAACCAATCATAGCGGCCAAGACGTTCGTGACAACGCATTTTCCCCACTGTCGGGCCGCACTGCTCGCCGGGAGCGTCGTCCGTGGTGAGGCAACCGAGACGTCGGACTTAGACATCGTCGTTTTCGACGACACCCTCGTCTCGACTTATCGGGAATCGTTCATCGAGTCCGGATGGCGCATCGAACTGTTCGCCCATAACTTGACGTCGTATCGGACGTTCTTCGAACAGGATTGCCGACGTGCCATTCCGTCGTTGCCGAGAATGGTCACCGAAGGCATCATCTTGAAGGACACGGATATCGTCGAAGACATCAAACGTGAAGCCCGGGCCTTGCTCGACAGCGGGCCAGAAGCTTGGTCGGACGAGACGATTGAGATGAAACGATACTTCCTGACCGATACGCTCGATGATTTGATTGGATGCACCACTCGGGCTGAAGGGTTATTCATCGCAGGCACCCTCGCCACGTTAGTCTGCGAGTTCATCCTGCGCACGAATCGACAATGGACGGGGTCCTCCAAATGGACGTACCGCGCTCTCGAACGCTACGATGCAGGAGCAGCCCGAGAACTCGTCGCTGCCCTTGAGGCGTATTATCAAACGAACGAAACCGACGCGCTCATCCGTTACGTCGATGAGACGCTCTCTCCGTTCGGTGGCCGGTTGTTCGCCGGATTCAGCCGCAGGAAATCAAACGAAACGTGA
- a CDS encoding transporter substrate-binding domain-containing protein: protein MKKWGITGGLVASALLAGCSQETTGEEKMTLVMGTSADYFPYEFVDTANGDEIVGFDIEIAETVTERLGYELKIEDMDFGSLLGALNAGRVDFVMAGMTPTEERKENAAFSDIYLSATNLVMTKDESLESIEALAGKKIGVQTASIQENIAKDQAPEAELVSLNKIPEIVQELNTGRIDAMVIEDTVAQKYLDQDAGLYTFALKEDGEKGSAAAFKLEDDLRDQFNEELNKMIDAGEIDKLAKKWFSMEPTE from the coding sequence ATGAAAAAGTGGGGCATTACAGGGGGATTAGTGGCAAGTGCATTACTAGCAGGATGTAGCCAAGAGACGACGGGCGAAGAGAAAATGACACTCGTCATGGGAACGAGCGCCGATTACTTCCCGTATGAGTTTGTCGATACGGCGAACGGGGATGAGATTGTCGGATTCGATATCGAGATTGCCGAAACGGTCACAGAACGCCTCGGCTACGAACTCAAAATTGAGGACATGGACTTCGGCAGTCTTCTCGGGGCACTCAACGCCGGACGTGTCGACTTCGTCATGGCTGGTATGACGCCGACCGAAGAACGGAAAGAAAATGCCGCCTTCTCGGACATCTATTTGTCGGCGACGAACTTAGTCATGACGAAAGATGAGTCTCTCGAATCGATCGAAGCGCTCGCCGGCAAGAAAATCGGTGTCCAAACGGCATCGATTCAAGAGAACATTGCCAAAGACCAAGCTCCGGAGGCTGAGCTCGTCTCATTAAATAAGATTCCAGAAATCGTCCAAGAGTTGAATACGGGTCGGATCGATGCGATGGTCATCGAGGACACGGTCGCCCAAAAATACTTGGACCAAGATGCCGGACTGTACACGTTCGCCTTGAAAGAAGATGGTGAGAAAGGTTCAGCAGCCGCCTTTAAATTGGAGGACGACCTTCGCGATCAGTTCAACGAGGAGTTGAACAAGATGATCGACGCAGGTGAAATCGACAAACTCGCCAAAAAATGGTTCTCGATGGAGCCGACGGAATGA
- a CDS encoding pyridoxal phosphate-dependent aminotransferase, with protein MRPVSLPIYPVTYPEGYRLNQNESQFPVPSRLYDQLATISFQDLHEYPVQPIDELFTRYAAYAGVEPNQLLVGCGSDEMIHIVTQALLAPEDVVLSPSPDFALYPIFTAIAHGRHVQADDLSYNALVQAITQHAPKLLLLSNPNNPTGKLWSIAELTELAGLVPYLIVDEAYIDFTPTSSMVAHLDSFTNVIVLRTLSKAFGLANVRLGFMVTTPELAAYFRQFVPPFNISGVSAKIANLFLQDTTYLDEAIAWHADMRGQWTDLFATIGYVHPAEANFIYVTLDEPEAVWAHLAAHGVHTSKQPNGIRITLGNEQALALAHEALGVSATQTANE; from the coding sequence ATGAGACCAGTCTCGCTGCCGATTTATCCAGTCACCTATCCAGAAGGTTACCGGTTGAATCAAAACGAGAGTCAGTTCCCGGTGCCGTCCCGGCTGTATGACCAACTCGCGACGATCTCGTTCCAAGACTTGCATGAGTATCCGGTCCAACCGATTGACGAGTTGTTCACTCGTTACGCAGCCTACGCCGGTGTCGAGCCGAATCAATTGCTCGTCGGTTGCGGCAGTGACGAGATGATTCACATCGTCACCCAGGCGCTGTTGGCTCCGGAAGACGTCGTCTTGTCACCGAGTCCGGATTTCGCACTCTATCCGATTTTCACGGCGATCGCCCATGGAAGGCACGTGCAAGCCGATGACCTGTCGTATAACGCACTCGTCCAGGCGATCACGCAACACGCACCGAAGCTGTTGTTGTTGTCGAATCCGAACAATCCGACCGGCAAATTGTGGAGCATCGCTGAATTGACCGAACTCGCGGGACTCGTGCCGTACTTGATCGTCGACGAGGCCTATATCGACTTCACGCCGACGTCGAGCATGGTGGCCCACCTTGACTCATTCACGAACGTGATTGTACTGCGGACGTTATCGAAGGCGTTTGGCCTGGCCAACGTCCGCCTCGGTTTCATGGTCACGACTCCCGAACTCGCCGCTTATTTCCGTCAGTTCGTCCCGCCGTTCAACATCAGCGGGGTCAGCGCGAAAATCGCCAACCTGTTCCTACAAGATACGACGTATCTCGACGAGGCCATCGCTTGGCACGCCGACATGCGCGGACAATGGACCGATTTGTTCGCCACGATTGGCTACGTCCATCCCGCCGAGGCGAACTTCATTTACGTCACGCTCGATGAGCCGGAGGCCGTCTGGGCCCACCTCGCCGCGCACGGGGTTCACACATCGAAACAACCGAACGGGATTCGCATCACGCTCGGCAACGAACAAGCCCTCGCCCTGGCACACGAGGCGCTCGGCGTTTCCGCCACTCAAACGGCGAATGAATGA
- a CDS encoding maltose acetyltransferase domain-containing protein — translation MTEKEKMIRGELYLAGDDELVADRRQARRLTERFNRSGIDELDVRKAVLGELFGSTGGSFYLEPTFKCDYGYNIHLGERFFANFDCVFLDICPITFGDDCMLGPGVHVYTATHPLDPTERISGLEYGKPVTVGHRVWIGGGAILNPGVTVGDDAVIASGAVVTKDVPARAVVGGNPAKVIKFIP, via the coding sequence ATGACTGAAAAAGAAAAGATGATTCGAGGCGAACTTTACTTGGCCGGGGATGATGAGCTTGTCGCCGACCGGCGTCAGGCCCGGCGTTTGACGGAGCGGTTCAATCGGTCCGGCATCGATGAACTCGATGTCCGAAAAGCAGTGTTAGGCGAGCTGTTCGGGTCGACCGGGGGTTCGTTTTATCTGGAGCCGACGTTCAAATGCGACTATGGCTATAACATTCATCTCGGAGAACGGTTCTTCGCCAACTTTGACTGCGTATTCCTCGACATCTGTCCGATCACATTCGGTGACGATTGTATGCTCGGTCCAGGTGTCCACGTCTATACGGCGACGCATCCACTCGACCCGACCGAACGGATTTCAGGTCTTGAATACGGGAAGCCGGTCACGGTCGGACATCGGGTGTGGATTGGCGGCGGGGCCATCTTGAACCCAGGGGTGACGGTCGGTGACGATGCGGTGATCGCTTCTGGCGCCGTCGTGACGAAAGATGTGCCGGCTCGGGCCGTCGTTGGGGGCAACCCGGCAAAAGTGATCAAATTCATCCCATGA
- a CDS encoding DUF7916 family protein produces MKRILDCRASDFLTFNRSDLIGSIRKAEGRTVLAEVIPTVQPLYPEVTNAELARAFGADMILLNMLDVFHPYIKGLESHALFGNVPGETMSDNPIMELKRLVGLPIGVNLEPVDFSEKSEDMYDVKQGRLATREAFARASELGIDFICLTGNPNTGVTNEAIEQAIINARQEFAGVIIAGKMHQAGVGRVLDQEAYVRFAEAGADIILIPAPGTVPGVREDEFYEVTREIQALNKLVVAAIGTSQEGSDEATIRDIALSSKRGGTDIFHIGDAGLSGIATPENIQALSIAIRGRRHTYIRMAASVNR; encoded by the coding sequence ATGAAACGAATTCTTGATTGCAGAGCCAGTGATTTCTTGACGTTCAACCGCTCGGATTTGATTGGATCGATTCGGAAAGCCGAGGGGCGGACCGTACTCGCTGAGGTCATCCCGACCGTGCAGCCGCTCTATCCAGAAGTGACGAACGCTGAACTCGCTCGAGCGTTCGGAGCCGATATGATTCTTTTGAACATGCTCGACGTGTTTCACCCGTACATAAAGGGTCTCGAAAGCCACGCTTTGTTCGGTAACGTACCGGGCGAGACGATGTCTGACAATCCGATTATGGAATTGAAGCGGCTCGTCGGTTTGCCGATTGGGGTTAACCTCGAACCGGTCGACTTTTCCGAGAAATCAGAAGACATGTATGACGTGAAGCAAGGCCGCTTGGCGACACGGGAAGCGTTCGCAAGAGCGTCCGAGCTCGGAATCGACTTTATTTGCTTGACCGGCAACCCGAACACCGGGGTGACGAACGAGGCGATTGAGCAAGCGATTATCAACGCGCGCCAAGAGTTCGCGGGTGTCATCATCGCCGGTAAGATGCACCAAGCGGGCGTCGGCCGTGTACTCGACCAGGAGGCGTATGTCCGCTTCGCTGAGGCCGGTGCCGACATCATTTTGATTCCGGCCCCGGGAACCGTCCCTGGCGTCCGTGAAGACGAGTTCTATGAAGTCACGCGCGAGATTCAGGCGTTGAACAAACTCGTCGTCGCCGCCATCGGCACGTCACAGGAAGGGTCTGATGAGGCGACGATTCGTGACATCGCCTTGTCCTCGAAGCGCGGCGGGACGGACATCTTCCATATCGGCGATGCCGGCTTGTCCGGGATTGCCACACCGGAGAACATTCAGGCGTTATCGATCGCCATCCGTGGACGACGCCATACGTATATCCGCATGGCCGCCTCGGTCAACCGCTAA
- the hisE gene encoding phosphoribosyl-ATP diphosphatase produces MIHELEKLIQERQASPKEGSYTSYLFDQGVDKIAKKFGEESFEVVIAALNDEDLVEESADLLYHLLVLLAAKGVSLHDVEVLLAKRHGTTTPAKPRRDVTDW; encoded by the coding sequence ATGATTCACGAATTAGAGAAGTTGATTCAAGAACGACAGGCGTCACCGAAAGAAGGGTCGTATACATCTTATCTATTCGACCAAGGTGTCGACAAGATTGCCAAAAAATTTGGTGAAGAGTCGTTCGAGGTCGTCATCGCGGCGCTGAACGATGAAGATTTAGTCGAGGAGTCAGCAGATCTGCTGTATCACTTGCTCGTCTTACTCGCCGCTAAGGGCGTGTCGCTACACGATGTCGAGGTGCTCCTCGCCAAACGGCATGGGACGACGACGCCGGCGAAACCACGCCGGGACGTCACCGACTGGTAA
- the hisI gene encoding phosphoribosyl-AMP cyclohydrolase: MQRAQLADAVRYDDNGLIPAIIVSTKDDAVLMLGYMNDEAIQKTLETNTVTFWSRSKGRLWMKGESSGNTLELESIHVDCDQDALLVRVRANGPTCHTGNRSCFFTEVEG; this comes from the coding sequence ATGCAGCGAGCACAACTTGCCGATGCGGTTCGTTACGACGACAATGGATTGATTCCGGCCATCATCGTGTCGACCAAAGACGACGCCGTCCTCATGTTAGGCTATATGAACGATGAGGCAATTCAAAAGACGCTCGAGACGAACACAGTCACGTTCTGGTCACGTTCGAAAGGGCGACTTTGGATGAAAGGGGAGTCGAGCGGAAATACGCTCGAACTCGAGAGCATCCACGTCGATTGTGACCAAGACGCGCTCTTGGTTCGTGTCCGTGCCAACGGACCGACATGTCATACGGGAAATCGAAGTTGCTTTTTCACGGAGGTGGAAGGATGA
- the hisF gene encoding imidazole glycerol phosphate synthase subunit HisF, producing MLKRRIIPCLDVKDGRVVKGIEFVALRDIGDPVEIAKYYDASGADELVFLDITASTERRQTMLDVVSAVARKVFIPLTVGGGIRSLEDISSLLKAGADKVSLNTLAVESPDLIKRAAERFGSQCIVIAIDVKFEDDDYFVYTYGGKNRTELRAVDWAKQVAVLGAGELLVTSMNQDGKQSGYDLRILDLLREAVDIPIIASGGAGNANHVVDALEKVDAALLASILHDRKTTVEEVKHVCSEHNLPMRFVTTTMD from the coding sequence ATGCTTAAACGTCGCATCATTCCGTGCCTTGATGTGAAAGACGGCCGTGTCGTCAAAGGAATCGAATTTGTCGCGTTACGTGACATCGGCGACCCGGTCGAGATTGCCAAGTATTATGACGCCTCTGGGGCGGATGAGCTTGTCTTTCTCGATATCACCGCAAGTACGGAGCGCCGGCAGACGATGCTTGACGTCGTCAGTGCCGTCGCCCGGAAAGTGTTCATTCCGCTCACAGTCGGTGGCGGTATTCGGTCGCTTGAGGATATTTCCTCGCTCTTAAAAGCTGGGGCCGATAAAGTGTCGCTCAACACGCTCGCCGTCGAATCACCCGATTTGATTAAACGGGCGGCCGAGCGGTTCGGGTCACAATGTATCGTCATCGCTATCGACGTCAAGTTTGAGGACGATGATTACTTCGTTTATACGTATGGCGGGAAGAACCGGACCGAGTTGCGGGCCGTCGATTGGGCAAAGCAAGTGGCCGTACTCGGGGCGGGTGAACTGCTCGTCACGTCGATGAATCAGGACGGAAAGCAGAGCGGCTACGATTTACGAATCCTTGATTTGCTCCGCGAGGCCGTCGACATCCCGATTATCGCCTCAGGGGGCGCCGGGAACGCGAATCACGTCGTCGACGCGCTCGAGAAGGTCGATGCGGCGTTGCTCGCCTCGATTTTACACGACCGGAAAACGACAGTGGAAGAGGTGAAACACGTATGCAGCGAGCACAACTTGCCGATGCGGTTCGTTACGACGACAATGGATTGA